In a single window of the Caproicibacterium sp. BJN0003 genome:
- a CDS encoding ethanolamine utilization protein EutH, with translation MNFQMVLTAIMAAFLLLGALDDIFGNRYGLGKEFENGFQSAGRLILCMSGFMVLAPVAAHSLGFVLAPIFQSIGADPSSFAGLVIANDSGGYVLATEMANDPQAGIYNGMIVGSMLGTTIMFQLPLMMTFTKKKERPAAIYGMVAGVATIPLGCLAGGLAAGFPFSMLLFNTIPVLIVSAALLIALLLLGEKIVPAFSVFGKIMLGISIAGLAIAGFSQLTGLKILDGMGSINEVFQIVGGITIFLAGAFPLLFVLRKVGHKGLEGIGRRMKINKTSVTGLLITLANPLPTMEMLSDMDDRGRMLNISLIVSASCTFGDHMAYASQTLPQIVPALIFGKLVGGFSGMLLAIFLAPRLLGKNEV, from the coding sequence TTGAATTTCCAAATGGTCCTAACAGCAATTATGGCTGCCTTTTTGCTGTTGGGTGCATTGGATGATATTTTTGGAAACCGATATGGGCTTGGCAAAGAATTTGAAAATGGATTTCAGTCAGCGGGAAGATTGATTCTGTGCATGTCAGGCTTTATGGTTCTGGCACCGGTAGCGGCACATAGTTTGGGATTCGTTTTGGCCCCGATTTTTCAGTCGATTGGAGCGGACCCTTCTAGTTTTGCGGGTTTAGTAATTGCAAATGATTCAGGCGGATATGTGTTGGCAACGGAGATGGCAAACGATCCGCAGGCCGGAATTTACAATGGAATGATCGTAGGCTCTATGTTGGGGACAACGATCATGTTTCAGTTGCCTTTAATGATGACTTTTACAAAGAAAAAAGAACGTCCGGCAGCAATTTATGGAATGGTAGCCGGAGTTGCAACTATTCCACTGGGATGTCTTGCAGGTGGTTTGGCAGCAGGCTTTCCTTTTTCGATGCTGCTTTTTAATACGATACCGGTATTGATCGTTTCGGCAGCCCTTTTAATTGCTTTGTTGCTTTTGGGAGAAAAGATTGTGCCTGCTTTTTCGGTTTTTGGAAAAATTATGTTAGGAATTTCGATAGCAGGCCTGGCAATCGCTGGATTTTCTCAGCTGACAGGGCTGAAAATTTTAGATGGAATGGGCAGCATCAACGAAGTATTTCAGATTGTTGGTGGAATCACGATCTTTTTAGCTGGAGCATTTCCGTTACTTTTTGTATTGCGAAAAGTTGGGCACAAAGGACTGGAGGGTATCGGCAGACGGATGAAAATCAATAAAACTTCCGTAACGGGGCTTTTGATTACGCTTGCAAACCCTTTACCTACGATGGAAATGCTGTCTGATATGGATGATCGAGGCAGAATGCTGAATATTTCTCTGATTGTATCTGCATCCTGCACGTTCGGCGATCATATGGCATATGCTTCCCAGACGCTTCCACAGATTGTTCCCGCGCTGATTTTTGGAAAACTGGTGGGGGGCTTTAGCGGGATGCTTTTGGCAATCTTTTTGGCGCCCCGGCTTTTAGGAAAAAATGAAGTATAG
- a CDS encoding NAD(P)/FAD-dependent oxidoreductase, producing MYEITCDVAVIGAGPAGLAAAAAAKEQGAEKVLIIERDTALGGILQQCVHPGFGLSLFKEELTGPEYAGRFIEKVEQAGIETLLDTMVLEVRQDGTIYCTNSRYGITMVKAKSVVLAMGCREKTRGNIQIPGTRPAGIYTAGSAQRMVNRQNEMVGKKVVILGSGDIGMIMARRLTLEGAKVVAVVEVMDYLAGLIRNRVQCLDDFGIPLLLSHTVTRIVGNQRVEGVYVAKVDQNRVPIPNTEVFFDCDTLLLSVGLIPENELSRAANIEMDSVTNGPVVNQYMQTSAPSLFACGNVVHVNDLVDNVSAESMLAGKNAAKYAMGQLPPFKRVVICQPGENVRYLCPQKIAVSDEAEDTMVYFRVKQPQKETTLKVSCDEGLLFEKRLPRVNPGEMQHICVPTASLSGETLIVDAEKRI from the coding sequence ATGTATGAAATTACATGTGATGTAGCGGTGATTGGAGCAGGCCCAGCAGGGCTTGCAGCAGCTGCTGCAGCGAAAGAGCAGGGCGCGGAGAAAGTATTGATCATTGAACGTGACACCGCATTGGGAGGCATTTTGCAGCAGTGCGTGCATCCGGGATTTGGTTTGTCGCTTTTTAAGGAAGAACTCACCGGACCCGAATATGCGGGGCGCTTTATTGAAAAAGTGGAGCAGGCTGGGATTGAAACACTGCTGGATACCATGGTTTTGGAAGTTCGGCAAGACGGAACGATCTATTGCACGAATTCCCGCTATGGAATAACGATGGTAAAAGCCAAAAGTGTGGTCCTTGCTATGGGATGCCGTGAAAAGACCCGGGGAAATATTCAGATTCCGGGAACGCGTCCAGCAGGAATTTATACCGCCGGTTCCGCTCAGAGAATGGTCAATCGGCAGAATGAAATGGTCGGAAAAAAAGTAGTGATTTTAGGCTCCGGAGATATCGGGATGATTATGGCACGCCGCCTTACACTGGAAGGGGCCAAGGTAGTCGCAGTCGTGGAAGTGATGGACTATCTTGCAGGATTGATTCGTAACCGGGTACAGTGCTTGGATGATTTCGGAATCCCATTGCTGCTCTCTCATACTGTAACAAGAATTGTTGGAAATCAGCGTGTAGAGGGAGTCTATGTAGCAAAAGTTGATCAGAACCGTGTCCCGATTCCAAATACAGAAGTGTTTTTTGACTGCGATACCTTGCTGCTCTCAGTCGGCTTGATCCCTGAGAATGAACTTTCAAGAGCAGCTAACATTGAAATGGACAGCGTAACAAACGGGCCGGTCGTCAATCAGTATATGCAGACCAGTGCTCCCAGCCTTTTTGCCTGCGGAAATGTCGTTCATGTAAACGACTTGGTGGATAATGTTTCAGCAGAAAGTATGCTGGCTGGGAAAAATGCGGCGAAATATGCGATGGGACAGCTTCCACCTTTTAAGCGGGTGGTGATATGTCAGCCGGGAGAAAATGTAAGGTACCTTTGTCCACAGAAAATTGCGGTTTCCGATGAAGCGGAAGATACAATGGTTTATTTTCGCGTAAAACAGCCGCAGAAAGAAACGACATTAAAAGTATCCTGTGATGAAGGACTGCTTTTTGAAAAACGTCTGCCTCGTGTAAATCCGGGCGAAATGCAGCATATCTGTGTTCCTACCGCTTCACTCTCAGGGGAAACGCTTATAGTCGATGCGGAAAAGAGGATTTGA
- a CDS encoding DUF1667 domain-containing protein, with product MEKEITCTVCPMGCRITVCGEGEVIRSVKGYTCARGEQYARSEFVHPVRILTSTALVSGSNEPLVAVRSNRPLPKELLMSCMQKIHMLHLQAPVRRYQVLIPNILDTGVDIVATGEAEKTGSTG from the coding sequence ATGGAAAAAGAAATTACCTGTACAGTTTGTCCGATGGGATGCAGAATCACTGTTTGCGGAGAAGGAGAAGTGATTCGCTCGGTAAAAGGTTATACTTGTGCTCGCGGAGAACAGTACGCCCGCAGTGAATTTGTTCATCCGGTACGAATTTTGACCTCTACTGCTTTAGTAAGCGGCAGTAATGAGCCACTTGTAGCAGTGCGTTCCAACCGTCCGTTGCCAAAAGAATTGTTGATGAGCTGTATGCAAAAAATTCATATGCTGCATTTACAAGCACCGGTTCGTCGTTATCAGGTGTTGATTCCAAACATTCTGGATACCGGTGTGGATATTGTTGCTACCGGAGAAGCAGAAAAAACAGGATCCACAGGCTGA
- a CDS encoding FGGY family carbohydrate kinase, with amino-acid sequence MEHKGYFMGIDAGTTGTTVLIMDEKWDVAAKGYQKHIMNSPKLGWMEQDANVLWEDLLCAVKKALSQLPLNARILGIGLDHQGESCLIWEKSTGNPLSQAINWQDRRTVSASEELAEKYGEEIQKRTGFFPDSYFSAEKFVWELNQIPNGHQRAEKGELCAGTLGSWFLWKMTGGKIHMTDPSTASRTMLYNIHTGLWDDEILEMLSLPRKMLPQIGSSAKRFGMTEPQCFLGLQVPVSGLIVDQQAALFGQCCFHTGMIKTTYGTGCFLLMNTGQTPIKSPGGLLTTVAWNLGGKDTFALDGGIYTAGAAINWLHEKMGMIESFEQTQQMAESIQNNGGIYFVPAFVGLAAPHWDNCARGTIFGINSMTKKEQIVRATLESIAYQVSDNLDVMIRDSGFPIQVMRADGGMTVNSFLMQFQADILNIPVDVPVISETSSLGAAYLAAFGEGWFSSLSEIESNWKLQCRYEPKMSEDERQTLLYNWHRAVERSLGWLQKEKP; translated from the coding sequence ATGGAACATAAAGGATATTTTATGGGAATAGATGCTGGAACAACTGGAACGACAGTGTTGATAATGGATGAAAAATGGGATGTTGCAGCAAAAGGTTATCAAAAACATATAATGAACAGCCCAAAACTAGGCTGGATGGAGCAGGACGCAAATGTTCTTTGGGAAGATTTGCTATGTGCAGTAAAGAAAGCGTTATCGCAGCTTCCCTTAAATGCAAGAATTTTAGGAATCGGACTTGACCACCAGGGAGAAAGCTGCTTGATTTGGGAAAAATCAACTGGAAATCCGCTTTCACAGGCAATTAATTGGCAGGATCGAAGAACAGTATCGGCGTCCGAAGAGTTAGCTGAAAAGTATGGGGAAGAAATCCAAAAACGCACGGGCTTTTTTCCGGATTCTTATTTTAGTGCAGAGAAATTTGTTTGGGAATTGAATCAAATTCCCAATGGACATCAGCGGGCGGAAAAGGGGGAACTTTGTGCAGGAACACTTGGCAGTTGGTTTCTCTGGAAGATGACGGGAGGAAAAATCCATATGACGGATCCTTCTACTGCCTCGCGCACCATGCTTTATAACATTCATACAGGATTATGGGATGACGAGATTTTAGAGATGCTTTCCCTTCCTCGTAAGATGCTCCCTCAAATTGGCAGCAGTGCAAAACGATTCGGTATGACCGAACCGCAGTGCTTTTTGGGACTCCAAGTTCCCGTTTCAGGTTTAATAGTCGATCAGCAGGCGGCGCTGTTTGGGCAGTGCTGCTTTCATACAGGAATGATAAAAACAACTTATGGAACAGGCTGTTTTCTTCTTATGAATACAGGGCAGACGCCTATCAAGTCTCCGGGAGGACTTTTGACGACGGTAGCGTGGAATCTGGGAGGAAAAGATACATTTGCCTTAGACGGCGGTATTTATACAGCTGGAGCGGCAATTAATTGGCTGCACGAAAAGATGGGAATGATCGAATCTTTTGAACAAACGCAGCAAATGGCAGAGAGCATACAGAATAATGGTGGTATTTACTTTGTACCGGCGTTTGTGGGGTTGGCAGCCCCCCATTGGGATAACTGTGCGCGCGGAACGATTTTTGGCATCAATTCTATGACCAAAAAAGAGCAGATCGTTCGGGCGACTCTGGAAAGTATTGCTTATCAGGTATCTGACAATCTAGATGTTATGATCAGAGATTCTGGATTTCCGATTCAAGTGATGCGTGCAGATGGAGGGATGACGGTCAATTCCTTTTTAATGCAGTTTCAGGCGGATATTTTGAATATCCCTGTAGATGTCCCGGTGATTTCGGAAACCAGTAGCTTGGGAGCAGCTTATCTTGCTGCTTTTGGAGAAGGATGGTTTTCGTCTTTAAGTGAAATTGAGAGTAACTGGAAATTACAGTGTCGATACGAGCCCAAAATGTCAGAGGATGAGCGGCAGACACTGCTCTACAATTGGCACAGAGCAGTGGAACGTTCTCTTGGATGGCTTCAAAAAGAGAAACCATAA
- a CDS encoding FAD-dependent oxidoreductase: MKRYELIVIGAGPAGLSAAIEAAKVGMKVIVFDENARPGGQLFKQIHKFFGSKEHKAKIRGFRIGQELLEEAEKLGVEVCLNAIVMGIFDCMEITVMKDGEVHHYKGDNIIVATGARENMVPFKGWTLPGVIGAGAAQTMMNLHGVQPGTKVLMVGSGNVGLVVSFQLMQAGIKVAAIIDAAPRVGGYGVHASKLTRMGVPFYLSHTVVEAEGEDCVTGVKIAEVDKKFQPIKGTEKHFDVDTICMAVGLSPMSQLTRMAGCEMIDKGGPVPAVDAYNQTSVPGLFAAGDVAGIEEASSAMIGGRIAGAAAAHRLGYLEDAVFEEKVQKLRSSMDQLHQGMFSPQNRGRTDLKETDEGIPLSQSLLKKGFVSDEEIEKFPGVTHAKGVHPVIECTQNIPCNPCQDACKFGCIRVGSQITRLPAIDSQKKCTGCGMCVASCSGQAIFLVNEEYEPGYASVTLPYEFLPLPAKGDHGKALGRDGSVLCDAEVLETRTAPIMDGTVLLTMKVPANMSMKARFFKREA, translated from the coding sequence ATGAAAAGATACGAACTGATTGTAATTGGAGCTGGACCGGCCGGGCTTTCCGCTGCAATCGAAGCAGCTAAAGTAGGAATGAAAGTCATTGTGTTCGATGAAAATGCCCGTCCCGGCGGACAGCTTTTTAAACAGATTCATAAATTTTTCGGTTCTAAGGAACATAAAGCCAAAATCCGTGGATTTCGAATTGGGCAGGAATTGTTGGAAGAAGCGGAAAAATTGGGTGTAGAAGTTTGCCTCAATGCGATTGTAATGGGGATTTTTGACTGCATGGAAATTACCGTTATGAAGGATGGAGAAGTCCATCACTATAAGGGCGATAACATCATCGTAGCAACCGGCGCAAGGGAGAACATGGTTCCATTTAAAGGCTGGACTCTGCCTGGCGTAATCGGAGCAGGTGCAGCGCAAACAATGATGAATCTGCATGGAGTGCAGCCCGGCACAAAAGTGTTGATGGTCGGAAGCGGAAACGTTGGACTGGTCGTTTCTTTTCAGCTGATGCAGGCGGGAATCAAAGTCGCAGCAATCATTGATGCGGCACCACGTGTTGGCGGATACGGGGTTCATGCTTCAAAGCTGACACGAATGGGGGTTCCGTTTTATCTTTCCCATACGGTTGTGGAAGCAGAGGGCGAAGATTGTGTAACCGGTGTAAAGATTGCAGAAGTAGATAAAAAGTTTCAGCCTATCAAAGGGACCGAAAAGCATTTTGACGTTGATACCATCTGTATGGCAGTAGGACTGTCACCGATGAGCCAGCTAACACGTATGGCGGGCTGTGAAATGATTGATAAGGGTGGACCGGTTCCAGCGGTAGATGCTTATAATCAGACTTCTGTGCCCGGATTATTTGCGGCAGGAGATGTTGCCGGAATTGAAGAAGCCTCCTCTGCAATGATTGGCGGAAGAATTGCCGGAGCGGCCGCTGCACATCGTCTGGGTTATTTGGAAGATGCCGTATTTGAAGAGAAAGTTCAAAAGCTGCGTTCCTCTATGGATCAGCTGCATCAGGGAATGTTCTCTCCTCAAAATCGTGGAAGAACCGATCTAAAAGAAACAGATGAGGGAATTCCGCTTTCTCAGAGCCTTCTCAAAAAGGGATTTGTTTCAGATGAAGAAATCGAGAAATTCCCCGGCGTTACCCATGCAAAAGGGGTTCATCCGGTTATCGAATGTACGCAGAATATTCCATGCAATCCCTGTCAGGATGCCTGTAAATTTGGCTGTATTCGGGTAGGAAGTCAGATTACCCGTCTGCCGGCCATTGATTCTCAGAAAAAATGTACCGGCTGCGGAATGTGTGTTGCTTCCTGTTCCGGACAGGCGATTTTCCTGGTCAACGAAGAATATGAGCCCGGATATGCCAGCGTCACTTTACCTTACGAGTTTTTGCCGCTTCCAGCAAAAGGAGATCACGGAAAAGCATTGGGACGGGATGGTTCCGTTCTGTGTGATGCCGAAGTTTTAGAGACAAGAACTGCACCGATTATGGATGGAACCGTGCTTCTCACCATGAAAGTACCGGCTAACATGTCCATGAAGGCGCGATTCTTTAAAAGGGAGGCTTAA
- a CDS encoding (2Fe-2S)-binding protein yields MRIQKHPILGEFQKGELVTFTLDGKEMQGYEGEPIAAALRAAGVMTHRYTSRFGKPRGVFCAIGRCTDCVMIVDGKPNIRTCVTPLKAGMKVQTQYGIKAKE; encoded by the coding sequence GTGAGAATTCAGAAACATCCGATTTTGGGGGAATTTCAAAAAGGTGAATTAGTCACCTTTACATTGGACGGAAAAGAAATGCAGGGATACGAAGGAGAACCGATTGCTGCAGCTTTGCGTGCGGCGGGGGTGATGACTCATCGTTATACTTCTCGTTTTGGAAAACCGCGCGGCGTATTTTGTGCGATTGGGCGCTGTACGGACTGCGTCATGATTGTGGATGGAAAACCCAATATCCGTACTTGTGTAACACCGCTCAAGGCCGGTATGAAGGTACAGACACAATATGGCATCAAGGCAAAGGAGTAA
- a CDS encoding sodium/glutamate symporter, which yields MEFSATTLFYDFAIMSALLFIANILRTKLKFLQNWYIPSSLVAGILGVIGGKYFMNILPLSSSISVYPSIMISVLFGTLLIGRRQKTKFKETIKSVGDTFAVTTSGIMIQWGVGIAASLILAATIFPDLNPGFGMLMASGFEGGHGTAAAVGAALSEGCGWTSATSIGQTFATIGLLDGIFIGILLINIGTRKKWTRLIKEVNGLSQEMKTGLVEEENQKSIGKATVNSISIDPLAWHLCIILTAVGGAYLLNNVLKSIWPSFSVPTYGIALICGWLMNKLLQAVKLDHYVDQKLITRIGSCVTDYLVGFGVASINISVVISYAVPLIIISLLGLACCLIWLLFVSRRIFHNYWFERGIYVFGMCTGVMAIGVILYRISDPDYKAPVLEDVGVAGIFTTFVDMFQVSMVPIMFMSGQLIPAMIIWLIVPLVIVAVSAGIYKWKKGTGAELRPGEEDSAVNYEGILEGTESPAVVIKETSAEEL from the coding sequence ATGGAATTTTCGGCAACAACTTTGTTTTATGACTTTGCGATTATGTCCGCGTTACTGTTTATTGCAAATATTCTGCGGACAAAATTGAAATTTTTGCAAAATTGGTATATTCCATCTTCGCTAGTAGCAGGAATCTTAGGGGTAATCGGCGGAAAATATTTTATGAATATTTTGCCGCTGAGCAGCAGTATTTCAGTTTATCCAAGCATCATGATTTCGGTATTGTTTGGAACATTGCTGATCGGCCGCAGACAAAAAACAAAATTCAAGGAGACAATCAAAAGTGTTGGCGACACTTTTGCAGTGACGACGAGTGGGATTATGATCCAGTGGGGAGTCGGAATTGCGGCGTCTTTGATTTTAGCGGCCACAATTTTCCCAGATCTAAATCCAGGCTTTGGAATGCTGATGGCATCCGGATTCGAAGGCGGCCATGGAACGGCGGCTGCCGTTGGAGCGGCTCTTTCGGAGGGCTGCGGCTGGACTTCTGCCACTTCGATTGGGCAGACATTTGCAACAATTGGCTTGTTGGATGGAATTTTCATCGGAATCCTTTTGATTAATATCGGGACACGTAAAAAATGGACCCGCTTGATTAAGGAAGTTAACGGGCTTTCACAGGAAATGAAAACAGGATTAGTGGAAGAAGAGAATCAGAAATCGATCGGTAAGGCGACTGTAAATTCAATTTCGATTGATCCTTTAGCATGGCATCTCTGCATTATTTTGACCGCAGTAGGCGGCGCGTATCTTTTAAACAATGTGCTCAAGAGCATTTGGCCTTCTTTTTCCGTACCGACTTATGGAATTGCATTGATTTGCGGCTGGCTGATGAATAAATTGCTGCAAGCTGTAAAGTTGGATCATTATGTGGATCAGAAGCTGATTACAAGAATCGGTTCCTGTGTGACCGATTATTTGGTTGGGTTCGGTGTTGCATCAATTAATATCAGTGTTGTTATCAGCTATGCAGTGCCGCTCATTATCATTTCTCTGCTTGGCCTTGCATGCTGCTTGATATGGCTTTTGTTTGTATCCCGTCGGATTTTCCACAATTATTGGTTTGAGCGTGGAATCTATGTCTTTGGAATGTGTACCGGCGTTATGGCGATCGGCGTCATCCTGTATCGTATCAGTGATCCGGATTATAAAGCACCGGTTTTGGAAGATGTCGGAGTGGCCGGAATCTTTACCACCTTTGTGGATATGTTCCAGGTTTCGATGGTACCGATCATGTTTATGAGCGGACAGTTGATTCCAGCAATGATAATCTGGCTAATTGTGCCTTTGGTGATCGTAGCTGTCAGTGCAGGCATTTATAAATGGAAAAAAGGAACAGGAGCTGAACTGCGTCCGGGAGAAGAAGACTCTGCAGTCAATTATGAGGGAATTCTAGAAGGCACGGAATCTCCTGCTGTCGTTATAAAAGAGACTTCAGCAGAGGAACTTTGA
- a CDS encoding NAD(P)/FAD-dependent oxidoreductase, with product MRSTDVLVIGAGAVGCSIARELTKYQVRVLVVEKKEDVGGDASKANSAIIHTGYDASPDTLESQLVVAANPMYDKLTKDLDVPFSRIGGILPAITQEQYEKLPALKEKAFKNRVYDVEYLSGKELLKMEPNLNPETKAGLYIPRESIIDPFLLVVGYAENAQQNGADFLLGTEVTGMHVEQGKITVVETTAGEISCKWVVNAAGLHCDEIAAMVGKNDYTVNPRKGQFYVLDKNTSCKVEHIILPIPTKVTKGKLMCPTIHGNMLVGPTAEDLSDKEDRSTDAAGLKSVAQDVRHLIPNVNLRDTITQYSGLRPNRNPEGLHVDTYDDLTNYVNLSGVRSTGLTASASLGKYVAQTLLKIGMPAEMNPDFNPVRKGIVRFRELTREQQDEMIQKDPLYGRVICRCETITEGEIVAAIHSPIPARSMDAVKRRVRAGLGRCQGGFCGPRVLEILARELGVSAEEINKNDKGSYMIAGKVR from the coding sequence ATGAGAAGCACAGATGTGTTGGTTATTGGGGCCGGAGCGGTTGGTTGTTCCATCGCGCGAGAACTGACAAAATATCAGGTCCGCGTATTGGTGGTCGAAAAGAAGGAAGATGTTGGGGGAGATGCTTCCAAAGCGAACAGTGCAATCATTCATACGGGATATGATGCCTCTCCGGATACATTGGAATCTCAGTTAGTGGTTGCAGCAAACCCTATGTATGACAAGCTTACGAAAGATCTGGATGTCCCATTTTCGAGAATTGGTGGAATTCTTCCGGCAATCACTCAGGAACAGTATGAAAAATTACCGGCATTAAAAGAAAAGGCATTTAAAAATCGTGTATATGATGTGGAATATCTTTCAGGCAAGGAATTGCTTAAAATGGAGCCAAATTTGAACCCTGAGACAAAAGCAGGGCTATATATTCCGCGGGAGAGTATCATTGATCCATTCCTGTTGGTGGTTGGTTATGCTGAAAATGCACAGCAGAACGGTGCTGATTTTCTTTTGGGAACAGAAGTAACCGGGATGCATGTGGAACAGGGAAAAATAACAGTGGTGGAAACAACAGCCGGCGAAATTTCCTGTAAATGGGTTGTCAATGCAGCTGGACTGCATTGTGATGAAATTGCAGCAATGGTTGGAAAAAATGATTATACAGTGAATCCGCGAAAAGGACAGTTTTATGTTCTTGATAAAAATACATCCTGTAAAGTAGAACATATTATACTGCCGATTCCAACGAAAGTTACGAAAGGAAAGCTGATGTGTCCGACTATCCACGGGAATATGTTGGTTGGTCCGACAGCGGAAGACCTTTCAGATAAGGAGGATCGATCAACGGATGCGGCAGGACTTAAGAGTGTTGCCCAAGATGTGCGGCACTTGATTCCGAATGTCAATCTTCGCGATACGATCACACAGTACAGCGGCCTGCGTCCAAATCGAAATCCGGAGGGACTGCATGTAGATACTTATGACGACTTAACAAATTATGTAAATCTATCAGGAGTGCGTTCTACGGGATTAACGGCTTCCGCTTCCCTTGGAAAATATGTGGCACAAACCCTTTTAAAAATTGGAATGCCTGCAGAAATGAATCCTGATTTTAATCCGGTTCGAAAAGGGATCGTAAGGTTTCGGGAGCTTACCCGGGAGCAGCAAGATGAAATGATCCAAAAAGATCCTTTATACGGCAGAGTGATCTGTCGCTGCGAAACGATCACAGAAGGAGAAATCGTTGCGGCAATTCACAGCCCGATTCCTGCCCGGAGTATGGATGCGGTTAAACGCCGTGTGCGCGCAGGGCTGGGGCGCTGCCAAGGCGGATTTTGTGGGCCAAGAGTGCTCGAAATTCTTGCACGCGAACTGGGAGTATCTGCTGAGGAAATCAATAAGAATGATAAAGGTTCTTATATGATTGCCGGAAAAGTAAGATAA
- a CDS encoding DeoR/GlpR family DNA-binding transcription regulator produces MLQERRSKIIQKIQQTNVVKVSDLMEEFGVSIETIRRDLEYLEEKNYLKRVYGGAVKKGFNTQEPAYKRREIEKEDEKKKIAAAAAELVSDGDTLFMDVGTTVLETARQLGSKKRITVITNSTLTAQALIEVNPENRVILLGGELRNGDLSVSGYLCDNSLENFYADKAIIGAGGITIESGITDYHLAEANTRRLMIRHSDQVIIVADSSKFGVIAMNRVCPVSDIHTIVVDDSLPEKEAQRYRDKGLRICFAR; encoded by the coding sequence ATGCTACAGGAGAGAAGAAGCAAGATCATTCAAAAGATTCAACAGACGAATGTGGTAAAGGTCAGCGATTTAATGGAGGAATTCGGTGTCTCGATCGAAACAATTCGGCGTGATTTAGAATATCTTGAAGAAAAAAATTATTTGAAACGTGTATATGGTGGGGCCGTCAAAAAAGGATTCAATACACAAGAACCAGCATATAAACGGCGTGAAATAGAGAAGGAAGACGAAAAGAAAAAAATCGCTGCAGCTGCAGCGGAATTGGTATCGGATGGGGATACTTTGTTTATGGATGTAGGGACGACCGTCTTAGAAACGGCACGTCAGCTTGGCAGCAAAAAGAGGATTACCGTTATTACAAATTCTACTTTGACCGCTCAGGCACTAATCGAAGTAAATCCAGAAAACCGAGTGATTTTGCTGGGCGGAGAGCTTAGAAATGGGGATTTATCGGTCTCCGGATATTTATGTGATAATAGTCTCGAAAATTTTTATGCAGATAAAGCAATTATTGGGGCTGGAGGGATTACCATTGAAAGTGGGATTACCGATTATCATTTGGCAGAAGCCAATACCCGGCGTTTGATGATCAGACATTCCGATCAAGTCATTATCGTTGCGGATTCCAGCAAGTTCGGGGTGATTGCAATGAACCGTGTCTGCCCTGTTTCGGATATTCATACCATTGTAGTGGATGACAGTTTACCAGAAAAAGAAGCTCAGCGTTATCGAGATAAGGGACTGCGGATTTGCTTTGCCCGGTGA
- a CDS encoding GntR family transcriptional regulator — MGRSLKEDVYCRLKEEILYGQFNPNVVLTEGEIAQKFLVSRTPARQALQKLENENMIKRNSTGCGWTIAVVRLEEIHEMLELDCALVDLMIHHTMERITEKSVLSLEKQLEQIGLLVEQREIHHAADLCRQFRISIMEEAKMPLVMKVWLSIPPLCNFNWLWNGIPLEKHLHSIADNRVLMEAIKERDALKFEKTYRRHTEEYFEWCTEVYQRFRL; from the coding sequence ATGGGTCGTTCTCTAAAAGAGGATGTTTACTGCAGATTAAAAGAAGAGATCTTATACGGACAATTTAATCCAAATGTAGTCCTTACCGAGGGAGAAATTGCGCAGAAATTTTTGGTGAGCAGAACCCCGGCGCGGCAAGCACTGCAAAAATTAGAGAACGAAAACATGATCAAAAGGAATTCTACCGGCTGTGGCTGGACCATTGCCGTGGTTCGTTTGGAAGAAATTCATGAGATGCTTGAGTTGGATTGTGCTTTGGTGGATTTGATGATCCATCATACGATGGAACGGATTACAGAAAAAAGCGTTCTTTCTTTAGAAAAACAGTTGGAACAAATTGGGTTGCTTGTGGAGCAGCGAGAAATTCACCATGCTGCAGATTTGTGCCGTCAGTTTCGAATTTCGATTATGGAAGAGGCAAAAATGCCGCTTGTGATGAAAGTATGGCTTTCTATTCCTCCGCTTTGTAATTTTAATTGGCTTTGGAACGGGATTCCACTGGAAAAGCATCTTCATTCGATTGCAGATAATCGGGTTTTGATGGAGGCAATTAAAGAAAGAGATGCTCTGAAATTTGAGAAGACATATCGCCGACATACAGAAGAATATTTTGAATGGTGTACTGAGGTATATCAAAGATTTCGGCTTTGA